A part of Ziziphus jujuba cultivar Dongzao chromosome 8, ASM3175591v1 genomic DNA contains:
- the LOC107414244 gene encoding K(+) efflux antiporter 5, protein MAKKRGVFGFWYFLLAILVFARVSFSARSDKEIRERFYGNLLNSSTPDTNDTIAKMFDRVLEKEFAENDQPEGSDGSSFNSSVADQQAVLETVVKITHDKGKKNDTQETNGTRSFQLQDVFSLENEDSDDMTTLIDKKDNVFVMSNKKSKYPVLQVDLRLISDLVVVIVSAAIGGILFSCLGQPVIVGYLLAGSLIGPGGLKFISEMVQVETVAQFGVVFLLFALGLEFSLTKLKVVGPVAVVGGFLQIMTFMFLCGITAMLCGANLSEGIFVGSFLSMSSTAVVVKFLIERNSNNALHGQVTIGTLIFQDCAVGLLFALLPVLGGNSGLFQGMMSMGKLLLVLSLYLIAASVLSWSFVPRFLKLMIQLSSQTNELYQLAAVAFCLLSAWCSDKLGLSLELGSFVAGVMISTTDFAQHTLVQVEPIRNLFAALFLSSIGMLIHVHFLWIHVDILLASVILVIVVKTAVVTIVTRAFGYNIRTSFLVGVLLAQIGEFAFVLLSRASNLHLVEGKMYLLLLGTTALSLVTTPLLFKLIPAVMNLGVLMHWFPAENNTQNEEKASLVEAHNRML, encoded by the exons ATGGCGAAGAAACGAGGAGTTTTTGGATTCTGGTACTTCCTTCTCGCAATTTTGGTCTTTGCGAGGGTTTCTTTCTCCGCCAGATCGGATAAAGAGATCAGAGAAAGGTTCTATGGCAATTTGTTGAACTCTTCCACACCTGATACTAACGATACCATAGCCAAAATGTTCGATCGCGTCCTCGAGAAAGAGTTCGCAGAGAACGATCAGCCTgaag GATCTGATGGAAGCAGCTTTAACAGCAGTGTAGCTGATCAGCAA GCTGTACTTGAGACTGTAGTCAAAATCACTCATGACAAGGGCAAGAAAAATGATACACAAGAAACCAA tGGTACAAGATCCTTCCAGCTTCAAGATGTTTTTTCTCTGGAGAATGAGGATTCTGATGATATGACAACTTTGATTGACAAAAAG GATAATGTATTTGTTATGTCAAACAAGAAGTCCAAGTATCCAGTACTTCAAGTAGATTTGAG ATTAATTTCAGATTTGGTAGTTGTCATTGTTTCTGCTGCCATTGGTGGCATTCTGTTTTCGTGTTTGGGACAACCA GTTATTGTGGGCTATCTTCTTGCTGGTTCACTCATAGGGCCTGGTGGCCTGAAGTTCATCAGTGAAATGGTACAG GTTGAAACTGTTGCACAATTTGGTGTTGTCTTTCTCCTTTTTGCTTTAGGGCTGGAGTTCTCTTTGACAAAG TTAAAAGTTGTAGGGCCTGTTGCTGTTgttggaggatttttgcaaatcATGACATTCATGTTCTTGTGTGGCATTACTGCTATG CTTTGTGGAGCAAACTTGTCGGAGGGCATCTTTGTTGGTTCCTTTTTGTCGATGTCATCAACAGCAGTG GTTGTGAAGTTTCTAATAGAGCGGAATAGTAATAATGCTCTTCATGGTCAAGTTACAATTGGGACACTTATTTTTCAG GATTGTGCTGTTGGTTTATTGTTTGCTTTGCTCCCAGTTTTGGGTGGTAATAGTGGCCTTTTCCAAGGAATGATGTCAATGGGAAAGct GTTGCTGGTGTTATCATTATATCTCATTGCAGCATCTGTATTGTCGTGGTCGTTTGTTCCTCGTTTTCTGAAATTGATGATTCAGTTATCATCTCAA ACAAATGAGCTTTATCAGCTTGCTGCTGTCGCTTTTTGCTTGTTATCTGCTTGG TGCAGTGATAAGTTGGGCCTTAGCCTAGAGTTGGGATCATTTGTTGCCGGAGTTATGATATCTACCACTGATTTTGCACAACATACGTTAGTTCAG GTGGAACCAATTCGTAACCTATTTGCAGCTCTCTTCCTTTCAAGTATTGGGATGCTTATACACGTGCATTTCCTCTGGATCCATGTAGATATACTTCTAGCTTCTGTTATTTTGGTTATAGTTGTTAAGACTGCTGTTGTTACCATTGTTACTAGGGCCTTTGGATATAATATCCGGACATCATTCCTT GTTGGAGTCCTACTAGCTCAAATAGGAGAGTTTGCTTTTGTTCTTCTAAGTCGTGCCTCGAATCTTCATCTTGTTGAG GGGAAGatgtatcttcttcttcttggaaCAACCGCTCTTAGTCTG